The nucleotide sequence CCGCTGGCGTTGTCGGTGAACTCGACCCGCACCCCGTCCGCGTCCTGAGCCAGCGCCGTGACCTCGGCGTTGCCGCGGAGGGTGGCGGTGGGGTACCGGGCCAGATTCCGGCGGAGGATCGCCTCGAGTTCCGGCTGGTCGAACAGGCTCCCCTGCGGGTAGCCGTGCCGGCCCTCCGCGACGTCGCGCCGGAACTCGGCCAACACCCGCATGTCTCGGTCCAGGAGGCGCAGTCCCAGGTGCGGCCGGGAGATCGCCGCGAACTCGTCCCGCAGCCCGAGCCGCGCCAGGATGCGGTGCACCTCGTCGTCGAGGGCGACGGCGCGGGGCTGGGGATAGATCGACTCCCAGCGCTCGAGGATCAGGCACTCGACGCCGTACTGGGCGAGCAACGTCGCGGCCGTGAGCCCGGCGGGGCCCGCGCCGACGATCACCACCGGAACCGCTCTCATCGCGTCAGCAACTGAAGAACGAGGTAGGCGGCGGCGAGGAGCCCGCAGACGAGGGCCGGTGCGTACTTCTGCGGGCCGTCTCCCTTGCGCAAGTGCACCACGAGGGCCCCGGTGAGCAGAAGCAGCAGCCCGGCACCGGCGGCAGCACCGAGAAGCGGCGCGAGCAGGCCGATGAGCAGGCCGACCGCCGCAGCGACCTCGAGGAGGCCGATGCGCCGGTAGGCCGCCACGGAGAAACCCGCCTCCGCGGCCAGCTCCCGCATCGGTTGCACGGCCCGGATCTTGGCCGTGCCCAGGGCGAGGAAGGCCAACGCGAGCAGTACCGCGAGGATGGAAGCAGCGAGGGTCATGACATAACCACCAATCGCCATTCGACGGCATAACGGCCCAAAATCGCCTTGACGGCATCCTCGGCGGAGGGAGAAATCTTGACGGTGGCCACGATGGAGCTGCCCTCGATCGTGGCCTCGATGTCGTGCACGCCGGCGGCCCCTTCGAGTGCCGCGCGGAGTTCCCTGTGGGCGGCGTCCGCCCGCAGCCCGAGCTTGTAGAGCTTGCCGACGGCGGTGACGGGCAGCTCGTCGAGGACCGTGACGGTCCTGGGCGCGGCGGCGCGGTCAGGCACCCGCTCGCGCGCCCAGGCGCACAGTTCCTCCTCCGTGACCGTGGCGCCGGACCCGAGGGTGACGTAGGCGACGGGTACCTCGCCAGCGTGGACGTCAGGGCGTCCGACCGCGCTGGCCGCGGTCACCTGCGGGTGGGCCAGCAGCGCGTCCTCGACGGTGGCGGGGTCGATGTTGTGCCCGCCGCGGATGATCAGGTCCTTGGCCCGGCCGGAAAGGTAGACGAACCCGTCCTCGTCGACGCGTGCGAGGTCGCCGGTGTCCAGCCAGCCGTCGACCAGCTTGCCCAGGCCGTCCAGGACCGGGCCGTTCTCGTCGCGGTCGGTGACGTAGCCGGGGAAGACGGTCGGGCCGCTGATCGCCAGAATGCCCGTCTCGCCGGCGGGTAGCTCGTCCCACGTCCCGTCCGCGGCGACCACCCGCACCGACTGGTAGGGCAGGCGCTGGCCGACCGAGCCGGGCCGTGACACGTCGGGGAAGGTGCGCGCGCTCGCGCACGTCGCCTCGGTCAGCCCGTAGCCCTCGGTCAGGGTGATCCCGGTGCGGGCGTGAAAGCTGTCCCGGACCGCGGCGGGCAGCGGTGAGGCCCCCACCAACGGAACCTGCAGGCTGCTGATGTCAGCGTCGACCGGGATCTGCGCCAGCGCTGCGTACACCGTGGGCACGGCGCTCATGGCGACGATTCGATAGTGCTCCACGATCTTCCAGAATGAGCCGTACAGCGCGGGATCGCGATAGCCGAGCGGACCGGCCCACACCGCGCTCTGCCCCTTGAACAGGGGCGTGAGCAGGGTGACCACGAGTGCGTTCACGTGGAAGAGCGGAAGGGCGGCGAAGACCACGCTCTCCTGATCGAACAGGGAGCTGGCGGCCAGCATCCACGCGTCGGCGACCTCGTTGCCGTGCGTGTGCGCGGCCAGCTTCGGGGCGCCGGTGGTCCCGCCGGTGTGGAACATCGCGGCCAGGTCGGCGGACCGAGGCAGGTCACCGCCGAAGGCGGCGGGATCCTGGGCCGCGGCAAGCTCGCCGAGGTAGCCGATGCGCACCCCGTGGATGGCGGGAAGCGGCTCGCGCGCGCCGGCGGCGCCGGTGGGCCGCAGCACGAGGATCGCGTCGAGCAGACCGTCCCGGGCGAGCGCCTGCGCGGTGTCCCAGGTGGCCGGCGCCAGCTCCGGCCCGGCCGTGACCAGCACGCGGGCGCCGGAGCGCCGGAGGAGTTCGGCGAGGTGCTGCCGCGACAGGCCGCTGCCCATCGGCGCCGCGATCCCGGCGAGCTGCGCGGCCAGCGTCGCGGTGATCAGATCGGCGCAGTTGGGCGACATCAGGGCGACCGCGTCACCCCGCCGCACGCCGAGGTCGTGGAACAGGTTCGCGACCCGGTGAACCTCCGCCAAGAGCTCGGCGAAGGTACGGCGCAGCGGCCCCCGCCAGCGGGTGGCGTCGGGCAGGACGGTGAGCGCCGTACGGTCCGGCCAGCACGTCGCCGCCCGCGAGAGCAGCGCGTACGTCGACTCGGGCAGGCCCCGCGCCTCGAGCGGCACAGCCTCGATCGCGGCCAGGCCGTCGGGCGTGGCGTAGTCCGGCCACAGCAGGTCCTCGGTCATCCGGCGTACCTCACGACCGTGCGCTGCCGGCCCAGGTCGATCGCGGCGTCGTCGGTCGCGACGGCGGCCTCGACGACGTCGCCGTCCTGGAGGTACCTGGGGTTCCGAACCTGGCCCTTGAAGAACATCTTCCACTTCACCGCGGGGGGCAGCAGCGAGACGAGGAACATGACCGGCTTCGGCGGCGCGCTCAGGGCGGTCCCGACCGGCGTGCCGGTCAGCAGCAGATCGCCAGCGTCGATCCGCTGGAAGCGGGTCAGCGCCTGCACCGCCTGCACCGGCGTGTAGATCATGTCCGTGGCGGGCATGTCCTGCCGCAGTTCGCCGTTGACCCACAGCTTCAGCCGGAGGTCGGTGAACCGCTTGAGTTCGTCGGCGTCGAGCAGCACCAGCGCGGGGCCGACCGGGGTGAAGGTCGGGTAGGACTTGGCCTCGTAGAACTGGGTCTGGGGAAGCTGGACGTCGCGTGCCGAGACGTCGTTGGTGACGACCAGGCCTGCGACGTAGTCGGCGAGGTTGTCCTCGGTGACCGAAGTGCCGACCGGCATCTCCCGACCGAAGACCAGCCCGATCTCCACCTCGTAGTCCAGCAGCCGCACGTGGGCGGGCCGGACGACGTCGGCGAACGGCCCGCTGATCGAGCCCGAGGTCTTGCGGAAGAACGTCAGGGGGACGGATTCGGGGTTGCCGTTGGTGTCCTTGACGTGCGAGGCGAAGTTCGTCATCTGGGCGACGACGCGGCAGGGTGCGGTCACCGGGGAGACCAGCGCGAGGTCGTCCACCGGAACGGTGTCGCTGCTCGTCGCGGCCGCGGCGATCGCCGGCCGGTCCGCCAGCAGTTCGGCAGTGGTGGTGGCGCTGGTCTGCACCTTGGCGGCGCCGGTGGGGGTGAGCACCCACCAGGCGTCGGCGGTGCGCAGGACGGAGGTGCTCATGAGGTGAACGCTTTCATCAGGCCGCGCAGGCGGTGGAGGTCGAATTCGTTGTCCTCGCGCAGCGCGCCGATGACCGCGCGCAGCTCGCGAAGCGATTCCCGGCCGGGTCGCATGCCGAGAAAATCCTTGGTGGCGGGCGGACCCCACTGGGCGAGCCCGGAGGCGGCCATTGGCGCCCAACCCGGTTCCAGCGTGCAGTCGAACAGGTCGCCGTCGGTGAAGTGCTCGACAAGGAAGCCGTCCGGGTCGCGCCAGTAGTCGAAGATCTGGCTGCCCTGGATGTGCCGCCCGATTCCCCAGGACCGCTGGTAGCCCCATTCGCGCAGGTACTCCCCGCCGGCGGCCAGCGCGTCCAGGTCGGGGACCTGGAAGGCGGAGTGCACGTACCGGTTGGCCGGGCCGAGGGTCATCGCGAGCGTGTGATGGTCGGTGGGCGTGCTGCCGCGGTCACAGCGGATGAAGCTCATGACCGGACCGCGCTCACGCTGGCCCTGGTGATACAGGAAGTCGCTGACGATCAGACCCAGGTGCTCCAGGTACCAGTTGAGCGTCTCGAGGTACTTGGTCGTCTGCAGCACGACGTGACCGAGTCGCTGTACCGTGGCCGGCTCCCGCGGCGGCCGCTGGGTGACGTTCACCCGCGCCACGTCGTGCCCGACGTTGAAGGGCAACGGCGACTGCGCGGACAGCGCAGGCAGCTCGTGCGTGTCCGCGACCACGCGGACGCGGGCCCCGCTCGGGTCGACCAGATCCACCGTGACCCCGCCCAGGCTCTCGGGGAGGGGGGTCATCGGTCGCCCGGTCGCCTCCGCGAGGCGCAGCACGTCCTGCGAGTCGGCGGCCCTGAAGGCGGGGCCGATGAACCGCGACCGCGGGCCCCGGCGGATGAGCACGCAGGGCGAACCCGGGTCCGTGCCGCGCAGATGCAGCTCGTCTGGGGTGCGCAGCGACGTCGTGAAGCCGAAGGCCCGGGCGAAGATCTCGGCGCGCTCCAGATCAGGCTTCTGGAACTCCAGCCAGGCCAGGTCGTGCACCTTGACGATCGGGTTCCGGGCCCGACCCGGGTGCTCGCCCCGCAACGCGCCCTGCTCGCTGTGCAGACCCGTATGGGGATCGTGCCGATTGATCATGTCGCCCTCCTTTCGCAGTGTTGACGAAATCGTCACTTACGAGTTCAGCGTCAGTCAAGGGCGGGTGACGATTCCGTCACCTCTGAGGGCCGCCGGGTAAGCTGAGCGCGGATCGAACCTCGGAGAGGACAGCGATGGCGCAGCAGACCAGGCACGCTCCGAACCGCCTGGAACGGCGCAAAGCACGTACCCGTTGCGCGCTCGTGCGCGCGGCCCAGGCCTTCATCGCCGCCGGCAAGCTCAACGTCCCGATCCTGGAACTCACCCAGGCCGCTGATGTGGGGATGGGCTCGTTCTACAACCACTTCGACAGCAGGGAGCAGCTCTTCCAGGCCGCGGTGGAAGATGCACTCGACCGCTATGGCACCCTGCTCGACGAACTGACCGTCGGCTTGGACGACCCGGCTCACGTCTTCGCGCAGAGCTTCCGGCTGACCGGACGTCTCCATCGGCGGAGTCCCGAACTGAGCAAGGTCCTGCTCAACAACGGCCTGGCGCTGGCCACCTCAGGCAAGGGGCTCGCGCCGCGCGCCCGACGCGACATCGAGGACGGAGTGCGCGCCGGCCGGTTCCGCATCCGCGACCCGGAACTGGCGATGGTGATCGTGGCCGGAGCCGCGCTGTGCCTCGGCCAACTGCTGCACGACCACCCGGAACGCGACGACGCCGCAGCCAGCGACCAGGTGACCGAGGACGTGCTGCGGATGCTCGGCCTCGCGGCCGACGAGGCCCACGACATCTGCCAACGCCCGCTCCCGGACCTGAATGGCCGTCGCCCGTAGGCCGACGCTCAACCCCCTGCCCCGGGCGGGCCGCTCCTAGGCAGTGGCCGCCTCGCGCACCATCTGGTTGGCCGTCGCCGGCTCATACCCGGTCGCCCGAAGCAGGTCACTCGCCAACGTGCGAAGCTGGATCACCATGGCATCCGCGAACGGCTTGGCGCCCCGGTGATACGCCTGGCCTGCCAGGCGGGCGCCGTCCAGCACCGCGGCCCGCGTCTGGTCGAACGGCCCAGCGTGTCGCGCCTCTCGCGCCAGCAGCTGGACCGCCTCGGCGAGCCGCTCCACGGCGGCGGGAAGCTCCTCCGGCACCGGCTCGTCGTATTGCAGCGTGGTCGCGGCCCAGCGGGTCAGCGCCCGGCACGCGAGGGTCATTCGATCGAGTTGCTGAATCCCGTGCCGGTAGTGCTCGACATCGGTCCGGCGCCTCCAACGGGCCGGCGCGATGATCGTTACCTCCTCGGCGCCGGCAAGGGCCTCGTGCAGCCGGCCGAGGTCGGGTTCCAGCCCACCGAGCTGGTCCAAGGCTCGCATTGCCCGTTCCTGATCACGCTCGGCGAGTGCTTGTGCAACCTCTTGCAGTTGCGCGTGGAGGGTAGCGACGACCGGTGCGACAGCCTGCTCAAGAACGCGTATCGGGTTGACCGGTAGCAGCAACGCCACCACGATCAGCCCGACGGCACCGCCCACTCCGGCGTCAACGACGCGCTTCCATTCGAGGCCCTGCTCGATGTGGGCGAACGTGGCGATCAGCACGGCGGTACTGCCCGCCTGAGCGACCAGCGCACCGCTGCGACCGGTCATCAACAGGGCCACCGCGATGGACAGCATCACCACCACGCCGATCTGCCAGGGCCCGAACCCGATGGAACGGATGAGAAGATCACTGACGAGCAGGCCCAGCCCGACGCCCAGCATCATCTCGGCGGTGCGGAGGGCGCGCTGCCCGAGCGACGCGACGATGGTGCCGACGGCAGCGCTGGGCGCGAAGATTGGCGCGGGGCGACCCAGGACATCGTGCGCCAGCCCCCAGGACAACGTCGCGGCCAGCCCACACTGCGCTGCGACGACGAGAATGATCGTCAACAGTCGCAGCCGCAGCCGACCTGCTTCGCCACCGCGACGCCGAGCCTTCGCGACCAACGCCTTGGCATGCGCGGCGTCGGGGCGAGCCGGACCGCGCCGTTCAGCCGCCATGTCGCGGGTTACCCGATCCGCCCTGGACAAATCTCCATGTCCTGCCGTCGCCTGCCTGCGATCGTTCAGCGGGGTGGTGACGGCGGCTCGGATGGGCGCCCTCGAGTACGGACCTCGTCTGCTACGCCGACGCAGGCCAGGATGAGGGCGGCGACGGTGGCTACCGCGAGCGGCGGCACCGGCCGCACCACTGGGGTGAGGGCCACGAGGGCGAGTGCGCCGATCACGCGGGCGAGCGACACGCGCCCGAACACCGCGTACTCGAAGAGGGCCCGTCCGGCGAGGAACAGGGCGGGTCCGCCAAGGATGACGGCGATCCAGGCCGGCTCGGAGTCACCGAGCGGGTGCGTGATGACGAGTTCGTCGCCG is from Micromonospora terminaliae and encodes:
- a CDS encoding TetR/AcrR family transcriptional regulator, whose product is MAQQTRHAPNRLERRKARTRCALVRAAQAFIAAGKLNVPILELTQAADVGMGSFYNHFDSREQLFQAAVEDALDRYGTLLDELTVGLDDPAHVFAQSFRLTGRLHRRSPELSKVLLNNGLALATSGKGLAPRARRDIEDGVRAGRFRIRDPELAMVIVAGAALCLGQLLHDHPERDDAAASDQVTEDVLRMLGLAADEAHDICQRPLPDLNGRRP
- a CDS encoding VOC family protein, which produces MHDLAWLEFQKPDLERAEIFARAFGFTTSLRTPDELHLRGTDPGSPCVLIRRGPRSRFIGPAFRAADSQDVLRLAEATGRPMTPLPESLGGVTVDLVDPSGARVRVVADTHELPALSAQSPLPFNVGHDVARVNVTQRPPREPATVQRLGHVVLQTTKYLETLNWYLEHLGLIVSDFLYHQGQRERGPVMSFIRCDRGSTPTDHHTLAMTLGPANRYVHSAFQVPDLDALAAGGEYLREWGYQRSWGIGRHIQGSQIFDYWRDPDGFLVEHFTDGDLFDCTLEPGWAPMAASGLAQWGPPATKDFLGMRPGRESLRELRAVIGALREDNEFDLHRLRGLMKAFTS
- a CDS encoding fumarylacetoacetate hydrolase family protein, with protein sequence MSTSVLRTADAWWVLTPTGAAKVQTSATTTAELLADRPAIAAAATSSDTVPVDDLALVSPVTAPCRVVAQMTNFASHVKDTNGNPESVPLTFFRKTSGSISGPFADVVRPAHVRLLDYEVEIGLVFGREMPVGTSVTEDNLADYVAGLVVTNDVSARDVQLPQTQFYEAKSYPTFTPVGPALVLLDADELKRFTDLRLKLWVNGELRQDMPATDMIYTPVQAVQALTRFQRIDAGDLLLTGTPVGTALSAPPKPVMFLVSLLPPAVKWKMFFKGQVRNPRYLQDGDVVEAAVATDDAAIDLGRQRTVVRYAG
- a CDS encoding DoxX family protein; protein product: MTLAASILAVLLALAFLALGTAKIRAVQPMRELAAEAGFSVAAYRRIGLLEVAAAVGLLIGLLAPLLGAAAGAGLLLLLTGALVVHLRKGDGPQKYAPALVCGLLAAAYLVLQLLTR
- a CDS encoding FUSC family protein — encoded protein: MAAERRGPARPDAAHAKALVAKARRRGGEAGRLRLRLLTIILVVAAQCGLAATLSWGLAHDVLGRPAPIFAPSAAVGTIVASLGQRALRTAEMMLGVGLGLLVSDLLIRSIGFGPWQIGVVVMLSIAVALLMTGRSGALVAQAGSTAVLIATFAHIEQGLEWKRVVDAGVGGAVGLIVVALLLPVNPIRVLEQAVAPVVATLHAQLQEVAQALAERDQERAMRALDQLGGLEPDLGRLHEALAGAEEVTIIAPARWRRRTDVEHYRHGIQQLDRMTLACRALTRWAATTLQYDEPVPEELPAAVERLAEAVQLLAREARHAGPFDQTRAAVLDGARLAGQAYHRGAKPFADAMVIQLRTLASDLLRATGYEPATANQMVREAATA
- a CDS encoding acyl-CoA synthetase, giving the protein MTEDLLWPDYATPDGLAAIEAVPLEARGLPESTYALLSRAATCWPDRTALTVLPDATRWRGPLRRTFAELLAEVHRVANLFHDLGVRRGDAVALMSPNCADLITATLAAQLAGIAAPMGSGLSRQHLAELLRRSGARVLVTAGPELAPATWDTAQALARDGLLDAILVLRPTGAAGAREPLPAIHGVRIGYLGELAAAQDPAAFGGDLPRSADLAAMFHTGGTTGAPKLAAHTHGNEVADAWMLAASSLFDQESVVFAALPLFHVNALVVTLLTPLFKGQSAVWAGPLGYRDPALYGSFWKIVEHYRIVAMSAVPTVYAALAQIPVDADISSLQVPLVGASPLPAAVRDSFHARTGITLTEGYGLTEATCASARTFPDVSRPGSVGQRLPYQSVRVVAADGTWDELPAGETGILAISGPTVFPGYVTDRDENGPVLDGLGKLVDGWLDTGDLARVDEDGFVYLSGRAKDLIIRGGHNIDPATVEDALLAHPQVTAASAVGRPDVHAGEVPVAYVTLGSGATVTEEELCAWARERVPDRAAAPRTVTVLDELPVTAVGKLYKLGLRADAAHRELRAALEGAAGVHDIEATIEGSSIVATVKISPSAEDAVKAILGRYAVEWRLVVMS